The region ATCTCTTTTAAACTAACTCCACCTCTTGTAATCATTGCTTTTTCAAAACCTACATGGTCAATTACTGTTAATGGTGTATTTACTAGTATTTTTACAAGTTTTTCTCTTACTTGCCCACTTAAATCTTTAAATTTCTTTGTACAATCTGCTTCAACAATAAGACATAACTCTTTAACAACAGAATTTGGTAATAAAAGATTTAAAGTCTCTTCAACAGATTTTTCAGGATGAGATTTTATATGTTTAAAAACATCTTCTTCATTCATCCCTTTAATCATATTTATTAATAAGGGAACTTCCCCATATTTTTCTAAAAAAGGTGTAATCTCCCTAGAAAAATCTAAAATAACTGGACCTCTTAAACCTTTTGGTGTAAAAATCAAATCCCCAATAGCTTTTAGATTTTTTGCTTTTTTTAAATCAATTTTTACAATAGCTTTTGCAATTGTGTCAGCTTTACAGTTTGCTACCCACTTCTCTTTTGTAATAACAGGAAGCATAGCAGGATAAAGTTCAGTTATTTTATGTCCTAAAGATTTAGCAAAATCAAACCCATCTCCATTTGCTCCAAGCATAGAAAAACCTAAACCACCAGTTGCAACAACAACATTAGGTGCATAAAATTTTTCAGTAGAAGTTTGCACACCTTTGATTGTTTCATTTTCACAAATTAAATCTTCTACTTTTGTATTATTTTTTACTTCAACATTTACATTATAAAGCTCATCTTCTAAAGCTTTAATAATAGTACCCGAATTATGACTTATGGGAAAAACTCTAAACCCATCAGGAATATGTGTTTCTACTCCTATATCATTTAAAAAAGATATTAACTCTTTGTAATCAAAACTATTTAGTGCATCTTGCATAAATCTGCCATTTTTGCCAAATCTATTCATAAAATCTTCATTTGAAAGTGTATTTGTAAGATTACATTTGCCACCACCAGTGGCTTTTAATTTTGGTCCTAATTTCGCTTGTTGTTCACACAATAATACTTTTTTTTCATCTCTTGCTGCAACTATTGTTGCAATCATTCCTGCTGCACCTGAGCCAACAACTATTAAATCATATTCATTTTTTTCCATGTGGTATATTATCAAAATATCTTTAACATGTAGTTTTATTAGTTAAAAAATATTTTATCTTATTTATTATACAATTCTTAAATATAGTTTAAAAGATAAAGCATGTTAATTAATTCTTATAATGTAAATATGGAATCAGCAAGTAGTTTTGTTCAAAAACATGAGTCAACAATGTGTAGTACACTTATTACTCAAAATTTAGAAGGTTCAGAAAACAATAATAATATTAAACTTTCAACTAATTCTATTAACTATACTAAGACTATAGTTTTTAATTCAGAAGAAAATATGTCTGTTGAAGATAGAATGAAAAAACTTTTAATAGAGATATTATTAAGTAAATTAAATGGCAAAGATAAAAAAATAGATCTATATCCATTTGGGAATATGGATAAAAATAAGAAATATGATTTTAATCCCCATTTTAACAATCAAAACATAAGTATTAATGCCTTTGCAGCTTCATATGAGAGTGTAGAAACTTATTATCAAAAAAGTTCTGTACATTTTTCAACTAATGCACAAATAAATACAAGCTCTGGTTCTTTTAATATAGATTTAAATCTATATTTTTCTCAAGAATTTTATGAACAACACAAAACAAAAATAGAAATAGCTGGTGTTACATTTCAAGATCCTTTAATAATAAACTTTGATGATAAAAATATTAACTCTTTTGATAATATTAGTAAAAAAATCACTTTTGAATTTGATTTAGATAATAATGGCACTAAAGAAAAGATTCCTTTATTAAAAGATGGAAGTGGTTTTCTTGCCCTAGATAAAAACAATAATGGAACCATAGATAATGGAAATGAACTTTTTGGACCTAATACTGGTTATGGTTTTAAAGAGTTAGCTAAATATGATGAAGATGGAAATAATTGGATTGATGAAGCAGATTCAATATTCAATAGCTTAAAAATCTGGGAAATAAATGAAGAAGGAGAAAATAATTTGATTACTCTTTCACAAGCTGGTGTTGGGGCTATTTATCTATCTAGTATTGCAACTGGTTTTAATTATTCAAAAGCTTATGGGGAACAAACTGCAAGTTTAAAAGAATCAAGTATTTTTTTAAAAGAAAATGGTGAAGCTGGGCTTATAACCAGTATAGATTTAGTGGTGTGAAATAGTTTAAAAAACTATTTCCCCAAACAAAATGCCCCAAACATAACATCTAACATCTCATCATTTTCATATGGTCTAGTGATATTAGAAATATATTCCAAAGCCTCTTTTATATGATATGCAAAAAACTCTAACTCTCCTGTTTCTAAAGGCATACTTGAACTTTTTATATGTTCTAAAGTATTTTCTACAGAATCTACTTGTCTTTTTGAGATTAGTGTCATATCATCACTGTGAGTATTTGAATCTAAGATTGACTCAAGTTTGTATATTAAAGGATTGATTGTTTCTTTTGTACTTAATTCAATATAATCTTCAAGATTAGTCTTATCAAAATTATTATCCAAATCAGATTTATTTAAAACTTTAATAATCTCTTTATTTGAATATTCATCAATTAAAGATAATATTTTTTCATCTTCTTTATCGCAAACTTTGCTGTTATCAAATAAAGAGATTACAATGTCAGCTTCCTCTACAGCTTTGATTGACTTTTCTATTCCTATTTGCTCAATCACATCATCAGCTTCTCTAATACCTGCTGTATCAACTATTTTGATTATATGAGTACCAATTTTTACTGATTCTTCAATTGTATCTCTAGTAGTTCCTGCAATATCAGAAATAATAGCTCTATCAAAATTTAAAAGCTTATTTAAAAGTGAAGATTTACCAACATTTGGTTTACCAATAATTGCTACTTTAAAACCTTCAATTAATCCTTCTCTTCTTTTACTAGCTTCCAAAGTATTTTCAAGTTTTACTTCAATTTTGTCTAATTTATTTTTGATTTGTTCAAAGATATCTTCAGGTAAATCCTCTTCTGCGTAATCAATATTTACCTCAGTATAAGCCAACATAAAAAGTAAATCTTCTCTAATATCATTTACGAAATCTGTCAATTCACCCTTTAGTTGTTTTGCTAAAAGTTTAACTGCATCTTCACTTCTTGCTTCAATTATCTTAGCAATTGCTTCTGCTTTTGTAAGATCAATCTTACCATTTATAAATGCTCTTTTTGAAAATTCACCAGGTTGAGCTAGTCTTGCTCCACATTTTATAGCTTCACTCATAATGATGTTTGAGATAGCAATACCACCATGGCATTGAAATTCAACAACATCTTCACCAGTAAAAGAAAAAGGATTTTTAAAATATAAAATTAAAGCTTCATCTATAATCTCATCATTTGAATTATAAATTGAGCTAAGTGTTGCAAGTCTTGGTTTTAATTCTTGTTTTTTTGAAAGTGTTTTTGCAATGTCTAGGGCTTTGTCTCCACTGATTCTTACAATAGAGATAGACCCTACACCATTTGCAGTAGCTATTGCTACAATAGTATCATCTAAAATCAATTTTTATTGCTCTTTACTTCTGTACTCATTTACAAGTACATATTTGTCTCCCCTAACATTTGTTTTAACAGCAACATATTTTTCAGGGAATTCTTCTCTTAATTTTTTAAGTGCAATATGTACTAAGATTCCATCTAAAGGTTTTGTTTTGAAAGAACCTTTTTCTTTTATTGTTTCAATAACTGGCTCTAAATATGTATGGATTGAAGCCTCTTGATTTTTTAAGAACTCTGCAACTTCAAGTCTTAACATAAGTCCATATTTTTCATTTATCCAGTTAAAAAGAATATAAGAAAGTGCTTTATATCTATAACCCTCTTTTCCTATTAATAAAGCTGAATCTTCACCTGTGAATTCGATGTATAAAGTCTCTTCATCATAAAATTCAACTTTAATATTATCAATACCATAACATGTATCTTGAAATAAAGAGATAAGACCAGAATTCACTTCTTCTAAAATATCTTGTTTATCTTTTTTTACAATAATTTTTGCAACTTCATTTTTATTGTCAGATTCATTATAAAAGTTATCAAAAATTCTTTCTTTACCTTCAACTTTAGGTACTTTATTTAATTTAGGTTCTCTTCTTTTTTCTTCTTTTCTTCTTTTTTGTTCAGCTCGTTCATCTCTTTTATGAGAATCTTCCATTCTTTTTGAGAACTCTTCAATTTTTATATCTTTTTTCTTAAATTTATGCTCTTTAGCTCTTCTATTATCTCTTCTTCTTTTTTTAGGAATAGCTGTAATTATTGCATTTTTTTTACCTATTCCTAAAAAACCTTTTGAAGCTTGTTGAACAATCTCAATATCTAATTCTGTGATTGAACAACCAAACTCGTTTGACGCTAACTCATAAACCTCTTCTAAATTTTTTCCCTCAAATTGTTTCATAATAGTCTCCTACTACTTTTTAGCAGCTCTTTGTCTTTCAAATATTTTATTAATACTATATTGTTGTGCAATTGTAAATAGGTTGTTTGTAAACCAGTAAAGAGTTAACCCTGCTGGGAACCATAAGAAGAAGAATGTAAATATAATTGGTAACATTTGGAAAATCTTCTTTTGCATCTCATCTTGCATAGTATTAGGTGTAATTTTTTGCTGAACAAACATTGATGCACCCATTAAAATTGGTAATACATAATAAGGATCCATTTCCGCTAAATCGTGAATCCATAAAATCCATTCTGCACCTTTTAATTCAATTGAATTTAATAAAACTCTATAGATAGCAAAGAATACTGGAATTTGTAAAATTAATGGTAAACAACCACCCATAGGGTTTGCACCATGTTTTTTGTATAATTCCATCATATGCATAGATTGTTTTTGTTTATCATCTTTATATTTTGCTTGAATCTCTTTCATTTTTGGTGCAAGATCTTTAAGCTTTTGCATAGAAACCATACCTTTGTATGATAAAGGATATAAAACAAGTTTAATAATAATTGTTAAAATAACAATAGTCCAACCCCAGTTTCCAATATATCCATGAAGGAATTGTAAGAATGTAAACATAGGTTTAGCAATAAAAGTAAACCACCCATATTCAATAACATCTGTTAATTCTGGATTTAAAGCTTTTAAATCATTAAAGTTTTTAGGTCCCATATATCCAGAAAAACTAATCTCTCCTAATGCATGAGCAAAGGCTTGAGGATTTTTTGAACTATCTGGCATCAATGAGATTTGAAGTGACTTTTCAAAGTTATAAATAACTGTTGCATAATATCTATCAAAGTTTGAAACAAATTTAATTCCAGTATATGATTTAACTTTGTCTAAATCTTCATCTGAAGTTAATTCCATTGTTCCATCATTTTGTTTAACATATACACCATGATCAGCATACATATCTGCTAATACATTTGGTCTGAATCCATTTGTAATAAAAAATTGCTCTTTTTGAGATGATTTTACATTTAAGTCATAGTGTCCATCAGGATAAACAGTAAATTCTTTTGTTAATACTAAACCATCAACATTTTGTGTTAAAACAAATTTTTGTGCATTTTTAGTTGCATCTACATTTGAAACAGTTGATGTATAACTTGTCTGGAAAGCTTTATTATTGATATCTGTATTAGCGAATCTAACCTCTAATGGTCTTAATTGATCAGCTTCGAAAAGCTTGATTTCGTGACCTTCACCATCTTTATATATACTATCAGTTAATGTTACTTGTGCAACTCTTCCTAATTTATCTATCTCTATAATACTTTTTGCTGTTTTAATTGTTGTTATAATATCAGCTTTACCCACTGCTTTACTTGTTAAAGCATTAATCGATTTAGACATACTTGCATCAGTTGGCGCACTTTGAACCATTGCATCAGTTGTTGAAGCTACATCAGGAGCAGCATTTTGATTTTGCTGTTTAGCTATCTCTTGTTGTTTTTGTTTTTCCTCTTGTTGAGGCTTTAATACCAAAAATTCATAAGCAATAAAAAACACAAACACGACTAACGTCATGATTAACATTCTTTTTTGCATACCATTATCTTGATTCATATTATTCATTATTACTCTTCCACTCCCGATTTTTTACTATGAGGTATCTATTGTTATCTACCGGTACTAGCCAGTATTTAACTTTTATTTTTTTGAAATTTATATTATTATGCTTTGCAACTTTTACTATTGGATAATCAAATCCACCAGGAAAAAGTTGATTACATTTTAATACGCGTGCTATTGTAAAATAAATTGCCTTAAAGAAAGTATTGTTCTCCAATTGCCAGATGGCATAATTTGAACATGAAGGATAATACCTACAACTTCCAAATGATATTATAGACAAGTATTTTTGATAAAATTTAATTAAATATT is a window of Halarcobacter sp. DNA encoding:
- a CDS encoding Jag N-terminal domain-containing protein, which encodes MKQFEGKNLEEVYELASNEFGCSITELDIEIVQQASKGFLGIGKKNAIITAIPKKRRRDNRRAKEHKFKKKDIKIEEFSKRMEDSHKRDERAEQKRRKEEKRREPKLNKVPKVEGKERIFDNFYNESDNKNEVAKIIVKKDKQDILEEVNSGLISLFQDTCYGIDNIKVEFYDEETLYIEFTGEDSALLIGKEGYRYKALSYILFNWINEKYGLMLRLEVAEFLKNQEASIHTYLEPVIETIKEKGSFKTKPLDGILVHIALKKLREEFPEKYVAVKTNVRGDKYVLVNEYRSKEQ
- the yidC gene encoding membrane protein insertase YidC; this translates as MNNMNQDNGMQKRMLIMTLVVFVFFIAYEFLVLKPQQEEKQKQQEIAKQQNQNAAPDVASTTDAMVQSAPTDASMSKSINALTSKAVGKADIITTIKTAKSIIEIDKLGRVAQVTLTDSIYKDGEGHEIKLFEADQLRPLEVRFANTDINNKAFQTSYTSTVSNVDATKNAQKFVLTQNVDGLVLTKEFTVYPDGHYDLNVKSSQKEQFFITNGFRPNVLADMYADHGVYVKQNDGTMELTSDEDLDKVKSYTGIKFVSNFDRYYATVIYNFEKSLQISLMPDSSKNPQAFAHALGEISFSGYMGPKNFNDLKALNPELTDVIEYGWFTFIAKPMFTFLQFLHGYIGNWGWTIVILTIIIKLVLYPLSYKGMVSMQKLKDLAPKMKEIQAKYKDDKQKQSMHMMELYKKHGANPMGGCLPLILQIPVFFAIYRVLLNSIELKGAEWILWIHDLAEMDPYYVLPILMGASMFVQQKITPNTMQDEMQKKIFQMLPIIFTFFFLWFPAGLTLYWFTNNLFTIAQQYSINKIFERQRAAKK
- the mnmE gene encoding tRNA uridine-5-carboxymethylaminomethyl(34) synthesis GTPase MnmE encodes the protein MILDDTIVAIATANGVGSISIVRISGDKALDIAKTLSKKQELKPRLATLSSIYNSNDEIIDEALILYFKNPFSFTGEDVVEFQCHGGIAISNIIMSEAIKCGARLAQPGEFSKRAFINGKIDLTKAEAIAKIIEARSEDAVKLLAKQLKGELTDFVNDIREDLLFMLAYTEVNIDYAEEDLPEDIFEQIKNKLDKIEVKLENTLEASKRREGLIEGFKVAIIGKPNVGKSSLLNKLLNFDRAIISDIAGTTRDTIEESVKIGTHIIKIVDTAGIREADDVIEQIGIEKSIKAVEEADIVISLFDNSKVCDKEDEKILSLIDEYSNKEIIKVLNKSDLDNNFDKTNLEDYIELSTKETINPLIYKLESILDSNTHSDDMTLISKRQVDSVENTLEHIKSSSMPLETGELEFFAYHIKEALEYISNITRPYENDEMLDVMFGAFCLGK
- the yidD gene encoding membrane protein insertion efficiency factor YidD yields the protein MKTLFKYLIKFYQKYLSIISFGSCRYYPSCSNYAIWQLENNTFFKAIYFTIARVLKCNQLFPGGFDYPIVKVAKHNNINFKKIKVKYWLVPVDNNRYLIVKNREWKSNNE
- a CDS encoding NAD(P)/FAD-dependent oxidoreductase, which gives rise to MEKNEYDLIVVGSGAAGMIATIVAARDEKKVLLCEQQAKLGPKLKATGGGKCNLTNTLSNEDFMNRFGKNGRFMQDALNSFDYKELISFLNDIGVETHIPDGFRVFPISHNSGTIIKALEDELYNVNVEVKNNTKVEDLICENETIKGVQTSTEKFYAPNVVVATGGLGFSMLGANGDGFDFAKSLGHKITELYPAMLPVITKEKWVANCKADTIAKAIVKIDLKKAKNLKAIGDLIFTPKGLRGPVILDFSREITPFLEKYGEVPLLINMIKGMNEEDVFKHIKSHPEKSVEETLNLLLPNSVVKELCLIVEADCTKKFKDLSGQVREKLVKILVNTPLTVIDHVGFEKAMITRGGVSLKEINPKTMQSKIIEGLYFCGEVMDLDGPCGGYNLQWSFASGNLAGKLL